A genome region from Triticum aestivum cultivar Chinese Spring chromosome 2B, IWGSC CS RefSeq v2.1, whole genome shotgun sequence includes the following:
- the LOC123044622 gene encoding cysteine-rich receptor-like protein kinase 10 isoform X2 yields MAMVAMRMRRSPALCYHLAAALLLLLLLAFLNAPLAGAQPLPWQLCDAAAGYYTEGSAYQANIRALASGLPRNASLSPALFAKGAAGAAPDAVYALALCRGDTNASSCAACVAAAFRNAQQLCAFNRHATMFDDPCILRYSGQDFLANVTDNSGRFVAFNGNNVTAGAAAAAFDAASGRLVNATADYAAEDPTRRFGTGEEGYDATYPKIYSLAQCTPDMAADDCRSCLRDIIEKFTPQYFVGKPGGRVFGVRCNFRFETYSFFSGRPLLQLPDVLPPAPAPAPAAAEEEGTRNRTGLILAITLPIVAALLLISTCVCFWRRRKPAERKPSVPYSATNPDDIQSIDSLLLDLSTLRAATDNFAESNKLGEGGFGAVYKGVLSEGEEIAVKRLSQSSTQGIEELKTELVLVAKLQHKNLVRLLGVCLEGQEKLLVYEYMPNRSLDTVLFEKSRGLDWGKRLKIVNGVARGLQYLHEDSQLRIVHRDLKASNVLLDSDCNPKISDFGLAKLFGWDQSQAVTSHIAGTYGYMAPEYAMRGQYSVKSDAFSFGVLLLEIVTGRKNSSFATSEPSLDLLSLVWEHWTSGTVEQLVDPSLGGRSPGGQMLKLVNIGLLCVQDSPADRPTMSVVNVMLSSSTVSLQAPSRPTFCVDDMEGFSGMYSGAYPRGSQSQSTGDSKPQAAMSPSPNEVSLTEIEPR; encoded by the exons ATGGCGATGGTGGCCATGCGCATGCGACGCAGCCCTGCTCTTTGTTaccacctcgccgccgccctcctcctcctcctcctcctcgcgttcCTCAACGCGCCGCTCGCGGGCGCGCAGCCGCTTCCGTGGCAGCTCTGCGACGCCGCCGCCGGGTACTACACCGAGGGCAGCGCCTACCAGGCCAACATACGCGCCCTCGCCAGCGGCCTCCCCAGGAACGCCTCCTTGTCCCCGGCGCTCTTCGCCAAGggcgccgccggcgccgcgccggACGCCGTCTACGCGCTCGCGCTCTGCCGCGGCGACACCAACGCCTCCTCCTGCGCGGCCTGCGTTGCCGCCGCCTTCCGGAACGCGCAGCAGCTCTGCGCCTTCAACAGGCACGCCACCATGTTCGACGATCCCTGCATCCTCCGCTACTCCGGCCAGGACTTCCTGGCCAACGTCACCGACAACAGCGGCAGGTTCGTCGCGTTCAACGGCAACAACGTCACCGCGGGGGCGGCCGCGGCGGCGTTCGACGCCGCCTCCGGACGCCTCGTCAACGCCACCGCAGACTATGCCGCCGAGGACCCGACCCGGCGGTTCGGCACGGGGGAGGAGGGGTACGATGCGACGTACCCCAAGATTTACTCGCTGGCGCAGTGCacgccggacatggcggcggacgACTGCCGGAGCTGCCTCAGGGACATAATCGAGAAATTTACCCCACAGTACTTCGTCGGGAAGCCGGGCGGGAGAGTGTTCGGCGTGCGATGCAACTTCCGGTTCGAGACCTACTCGTTCTTCTCTGGACGCCCACTGCTGCAACTCCCGGACGTGCTGCCCCCGGCACCAGCGCCAGCGCCAGCGGCGGCCGAAGAGG AAGGAACAAGAAATAGGACAGGATTGATCTTGGCCATCACACTACCTATAGTTGCTGCACTGCTTCTCATTTCAACGTGCGTTTGCTTTTGGAGGAGGAGAAAACCGGCAGAAAGAAAGCCGTCAGTACCAT ATTCAGCTACTAATCCAGATGACATCCAAAGCATAGATTCCCTCCTTCTGGACCTATCGACGCTGCGGGCTGCAACAGATAACTTCGCTGAGAGCAACAAGCTTGGCGAAGGAGGGTTCGGTGCGGTTTACAAG GGTGTCCTCTCTGAAGGTGAAGAGATAGCCGTGAAGAGGCTGTCACAGAGCTCCACGCAAGGGATAGAAGAGCTGAAAACAGAGCTGGTTCTGGTCGCTAAGCTTCAGCACAAGAACCTTGTGAGGCTCCTTGGCGTTTGCTTGGAAGGACAGGAGAAGCTGCTCGTGTATGAATACATGCCGAACCGGAGCCTCGACACCGTTCTGTTCG AGAAAAGCAGGGGCCTGGACTGGGGGAAGCGGCTGAAGATCGTGAACGGGGTTGCCCGGGGCCTGCAGTACCTCCACGAGGACTCCCAGCTGAGGATCGTCCACCGGGACCTCAAGGCCAGCAATGTGCTCCTGGACTCGGACTGCAACCCCAAGATTTCGGACTTCGGGCTGGCGAAGCTGTTCGGCTGGGATCAGTCGCAGGCCGTCACCAGCCACATCGCCGGAACGTA CGGATACATGGCGCCGGAGTACGCCATGCGCGGGCAGTATTCAGTCAAGTCGGACGCCTTCAGTTTCGGCGTTCTGCTCCTGGAGATCGTCACGGGGAGGAAGAACAGCAGCTTCGCTACCTCGGAGCCATCCCTTGACCTCTTAAGCCTC GTATGGGAGCACTGGACTAGCGGGACAGTCGAGCAGCTGGTGGATCCGTCCCTGGGCGGCCGTTCGCCGGGAGGCCAGATGCTGAAGCTGGTCAACATCGGGCTGCTGTGTGTCCAGGACAGCCCCGCGGACAGGCCTACGATGTCGGTGGTGAACGTCATGCTCAGCAGCAGCACGGTGTCTCTGCAGGCGCCGTCGAGGCCAACGTTCTGCGTCGACGACATGGAGGGTTTCTCGGGCATGTACTCGGGTGCGTATCCAAGGGGATCCCAGTCCCAGTCCACCGGGGACAGCAAGCCCCAGGCAGCGATGTCGCCGTCGCCCAACGAGGTGTCCCTCACGGAGATCGAACCAAGATGA
- the LOC123044622 gene encoding cysteine-rich receptor-like protein kinase 10 isoform X1, translating to MAMVAMRMRRSPALCYHLAAALLLLLLLAFLNAPLAGAQPLPWQLCDAAAGYYTEGSAYQANIRALASGLPRNASLSPALFAKGAAGAAPDAVYALALCRGDTNASSCAACVAAAFRNAQQLCAFNRHATMFDDPCILRYSGQDFLANVTDNSGRFVAFNGNNVTAGAAAAAFDAASGRLVNATADYAAEDPTRRFGTGEEGYDATYPKIYSLAQCTPDMAADDCRSCLRDIIEKFTPQYFVGKPGGRVFGVRCNFRFETYSFFSGRPLLQLPDVLPPAPAPAPAAAEEEGTRNRTGLILAITLPIVAALLLISTCVCFWRRRKPAERKPSVPYSATNPDDIQSIDSLLLDLSTLRAATDNFAESNKLGEGGFGAVYKGVLSEGEEIAVKRLSQSSTQGIEELKTELVLVAKLQHKNLVRLLGVCLEGQEKLLVYEYMPNRSLDTVLFDAEKSRGLDWGKRLKIVNGVARGLQYLHEDSQLRIVHRDLKASNVLLDSDCNPKISDFGLAKLFGWDQSQAVTSHIAGTYGYMAPEYAMRGQYSVKSDAFSFGVLLLEIVTGRKNSSFATSEPSLDLLSLVWEHWTSGTVEQLVDPSLGGRSPGGQMLKLVNIGLLCVQDSPADRPTMSVVNVMLSSSTVSLQAPSRPTFCVDDMEGFSGMYSGAYPRGSQSQSTGDSKPQAAMSPSPNEVSLTEIEPR from the exons ATGGCGATGGTGGCCATGCGCATGCGACGCAGCCCTGCTCTTTGTTaccacctcgccgccgccctcctcctcctcctcctcctcgcgttcCTCAACGCGCCGCTCGCGGGCGCGCAGCCGCTTCCGTGGCAGCTCTGCGACGCCGCCGCCGGGTACTACACCGAGGGCAGCGCCTACCAGGCCAACATACGCGCCCTCGCCAGCGGCCTCCCCAGGAACGCCTCCTTGTCCCCGGCGCTCTTCGCCAAGggcgccgccggcgccgcgccggACGCCGTCTACGCGCTCGCGCTCTGCCGCGGCGACACCAACGCCTCCTCCTGCGCGGCCTGCGTTGCCGCCGCCTTCCGGAACGCGCAGCAGCTCTGCGCCTTCAACAGGCACGCCACCATGTTCGACGATCCCTGCATCCTCCGCTACTCCGGCCAGGACTTCCTGGCCAACGTCACCGACAACAGCGGCAGGTTCGTCGCGTTCAACGGCAACAACGTCACCGCGGGGGCGGCCGCGGCGGCGTTCGACGCCGCCTCCGGACGCCTCGTCAACGCCACCGCAGACTATGCCGCCGAGGACCCGACCCGGCGGTTCGGCACGGGGGAGGAGGGGTACGATGCGACGTACCCCAAGATTTACTCGCTGGCGCAGTGCacgccggacatggcggcggacgACTGCCGGAGCTGCCTCAGGGACATAATCGAGAAATTTACCCCACAGTACTTCGTCGGGAAGCCGGGCGGGAGAGTGTTCGGCGTGCGATGCAACTTCCGGTTCGAGACCTACTCGTTCTTCTCTGGACGCCCACTGCTGCAACTCCCGGACGTGCTGCCCCCGGCACCAGCGCCAGCGCCAGCGGCGGCCGAAGAGG AAGGAACAAGAAATAGGACAGGATTGATCTTGGCCATCACACTACCTATAGTTGCTGCACTGCTTCTCATTTCAACGTGCGTTTGCTTTTGGAGGAGGAGAAAACCGGCAGAAAGAAAGCCGTCAGTACCAT ATTCAGCTACTAATCCAGATGACATCCAAAGCATAGATTCCCTCCTTCTGGACCTATCGACGCTGCGGGCTGCAACAGATAACTTCGCTGAGAGCAACAAGCTTGGCGAAGGAGGGTTCGGTGCGGTTTACAAG GGTGTCCTCTCTGAAGGTGAAGAGATAGCCGTGAAGAGGCTGTCACAGAGCTCCACGCAAGGGATAGAAGAGCTGAAAACAGAGCTGGTTCTGGTCGCTAAGCTTCAGCACAAGAACCTTGTGAGGCTCCTTGGCGTTTGCTTGGAAGGACAGGAGAAGCTGCTCGTGTATGAATACATGCCGAACCGGAGCCTCGACACCGTTCTGTTCG ATGCAGAGAAAAGCAGGGGCCTGGACTGGGGGAAGCGGCTGAAGATCGTGAACGGGGTTGCCCGGGGCCTGCAGTACCTCCACGAGGACTCCCAGCTGAGGATCGTCCACCGGGACCTCAAGGCCAGCAATGTGCTCCTGGACTCGGACTGCAACCCCAAGATTTCGGACTTCGGGCTGGCGAAGCTGTTCGGCTGGGATCAGTCGCAGGCCGTCACCAGCCACATCGCCGGAACGTA CGGATACATGGCGCCGGAGTACGCCATGCGCGGGCAGTATTCAGTCAAGTCGGACGCCTTCAGTTTCGGCGTTCTGCTCCTGGAGATCGTCACGGGGAGGAAGAACAGCAGCTTCGCTACCTCGGAGCCATCCCTTGACCTCTTAAGCCTC GTATGGGAGCACTGGACTAGCGGGACAGTCGAGCAGCTGGTGGATCCGTCCCTGGGCGGCCGTTCGCCGGGAGGCCAGATGCTGAAGCTGGTCAACATCGGGCTGCTGTGTGTCCAGGACAGCCCCGCGGACAGGCCTACGATGTCGGTGGTGAACGTCATGCTCAGCAGCAGCACGGTGTCTCTGCAGGCGCCGTCGAGGCCAACGTTCTGCGTCGACGACATGGAGGGTTTCTCGGGCATGTACTCGGGTGCGTATCCAAGGGGATCCCAGTCCCAGTCCACCGGGGACAGCAAGCCCCAGGCAGCGATGTCGCCGTCGCCCAACGAGGTGTCCCTCACGGAGATCGAACCAAGATGA